The DNA region GGTCGCACACGGAGCTCATCAGGCTCGCCTATACCGACTTCGAGCGTCTCGTGTCACCCAAGGTAGTGGATTTCTGAGGCCCCTGTAATCTATCGAAATCGGCGCGGGTTCGCCACCGCCGCTCTCTCCGGGCGATATGGCCTGGCCGATCCGCCGCTTGCGGCGACCTGGAATGAGCGGCAGAAGCTCATTGGAATCCGCACGGACCCAAACGCAAGCGAATTCAAGAGCAAGACCCGGAGTGCGGTGTGTTCCACCGACGGCTAACCTCAGCCATTGATCATGACAATCGTTGAGAGGACCCAGGTGAATATGGCCACGAAGACTGAAATGCTCGCGGCGGAGACCGTGAGCGATCCGCGTTGGGCGGCCGTGATCGGCCACGATCCCGAGGCGGATGGCAAGTTTTTCTACTCGGTCAAGACGACCGGTGTGTACTGCCGCCCGTCCTGCGCGGCGCGCACCGCCCGGCCCGAGAATGTCGGGTTCCATCCGACCGCCGCGGATGCCGAGCGGGCGGGCTTCCGCCCCTGCAAACGCTGCAAGCCGAATCAACCCCCGCTGGCCGAGCAGCACGCGGCCACGGTGGCCGAGCTGTGCCGACTCATCGAGAACGCCGAGCAGATGCCCAGCCTCGCGACACTGGCGAACCGTGCCGGACTAAGCGCCTACCACCTGCACCGGGTCTTCAAGGCCATGACGGGTGTAACGCCGAGGGCGTACGCGGCACCGCATCGCACCAAGCGCGTGAGAGCTGAGCTCGCTCGGCGCGGTACGGTGACTGAGGCGATCTACGGCGCTGGGTACAACTCTAACGGGCGCTTCTATGAAAAATCGAACCAGGTATTAGGCATGACGCCTACGAATTATCGCGCCGGTGGCGCCAAGACGGAGATATGCTTCGCCGTGGGCGAGTGCTCCCTCGGGTCTATCCTCGTGGCTCAAAGCGAGCGCGGTGTTTGTGCCATTCTCCTGGGCGATGATCCCGATAAA from Pseudomonadota bacterium includes:
- the ada gene encoding bifunctional DNA-binding transcriptional regulator/O6-methylguanine-DNA methyltransferase Ada, yielding MATKTEMLAAETVSDPRWAAVIGHDPEADGKFFYSVKTTGVYCRPSCAARTARPENVGFHPTAADAERAGFRPCKRCKPNQPPLAEQHAATVAELCRLIENAEQMPSLATLANRAGLSAYHLHRVFKAMTGVTPRAYAAPHRTKRVRAELARRGTVTEAIYGAGYNSNGRFYEKSNQVLGMTPTNYRAGGAKTEICFAVGECSLGSILVAQSERGVCAILLGDDPDKLARDLQDQFPRANLIGGDTEFEQLVARVVGFVEAPRLGLDLPLEVRGTAFQQRVWQALGEIPAGETVSYADIANRIGAPKSIRAVAQACAANALAVAIPCHRVVRNDGRLSGYRWGVERKRALLEKEAHE